One window of the Peptacetobacter hiranonis genome contains the following:
- the murJ gene encoding murein biosynthesis integral membrane protein MurJ, translating into MGKVAKATVSLMIVTMLSKILGFGRELVLGALYGATVYSDVFIAASNIPKVLFTLVATALATTFIPLYYENLREGGEEKALRFSNNILNITIILGIILSTISFIFAEPIVKIFAMGFKGETFKQAVLFTRIIIFGAIFTGLSDIMKSYLQSKGSFTIPGLIGLPYNIILITAMILSVLLDNIYILPVGALFAMASQFLFQVPFAYKKGYKYRLFVDFKDEYVKKMLILVAPIVVGVAVDQINIMVDKTLASTLVEGSISALNYADRLKGFVTGMFIASISAVVYPQFSRLSALVDRTEFFDFIRKSINSVIIIIMPMTIGAMVLSEPIVRILFQRGAFDARATQMTAVALIFYSIGLIGVGLRDILTKIFYSVQDTKTPMINATIAVVMNICMNLLFIRYLKHAGLALATSLSSIICITLLFRSLKKKIGDFGQRKIIVVFIKTTFSAIIMGGVARFVYNIIFGALGTGFVMEVIALGTAIIVGAGVYALLIMLLRVDEVSMITDIVKKKLKRK; encoded by the coding sequence ATGGGTAAGGTAGCAAAAGCAACCGTATCTCTAATGATTGTCACAATGCTTTCAAAGATACTTGGATTTGGAAGGGAATTAGTACTTGGTGCATTATACGGTGCGACTGTATATAGTGATGTGTTTATAGCAGCATCAAATATACCAAAAGTTCTATTTACATTAGTTGCTACAGCACTAGCGACGACATTTATACCTCTTTACTATGAAAATCTAAGAGAGGGTGGAGAAGAAAAAGCACTTAGATTTTCGAATAATATACTAAATATAACTATAATACTTGGAATAATACTTTCAACGATTTCATTTATATTTGCAGAGCCTATAGTAAAAATATTTGCTATGGGATTTAAAGGTGAAACATTTAAACAGGCGGTATTATTTACAAGAATAATAATATTTGGAGCAATATTTACAGGGTTGAGCGATATAATGAAGTCTTACCTTCAATCAAAGGGTAGCTTTACTATACCAGGGCTTATAGGATTGCCGTACAATATTATATTAATAACAGCTATGATACTTAGTGTATTACTTGATAATATTTACATACTTCCTGTTGGAGCATTGTTTGCGATGGCGAGCCAGTTCTTATTTCAGGTTCCATTTGCGTATAAGAAAGGTTACAAATATAGACTATTTGTAGATTTCAAAGACGAGTATGTAAAGAAGATGCTAATACTTGTGGCTCCTATAGTAGTTGGGGTTGCGGTTGATCAGATAAATATAATGGTAGATAAGACATTGGCATCTACGCTTGTAGAAGGAAGTATATCGGCGTTAAACTATGCTGATAGACTTAAAGGGTTTGTAACGGGAATGTTTATAGCATCGATATCTGCAGTTGTGTATCCACAGTTTTCAAGATTATCTGCATTAGTAGATAGGACAGAGTTTTTTGATTTTATTAGAAAAAGTATCAATTCAGTAATAATTATAATAATGCCTATGACAATAGGAGCTATGGTTTTATCAGAGCCTATAGTTAGGATACTTTTCCAAAGGGGAGCATTTGATGCAAGAGCTACACAGATGACTGCTGTGGCGCTTATATTCTATTCTATAGGGCTTATAGGTGTTGGGCTTAGAGATATTCTTACAAAGATATTCTACTCTGTGCAGGATACAAAGACACCAATGATAAATGCTACAATAGCAGTTGTTATGAATATATGTATGAATCTTTTATTTATAAGATACCTAAAACACGCAGGACTTGCACTTGCAACTAGCTTATCATCTATTATATGTATTACATTATTATTTAGAAGTCTAAAGAAAAAAATTGGCGACTTTGGTCAAAGAAAAATAATTGTAGTATTTATTAAGACTACATTTTCGGCAATAATAATGGGTGGTGTTGCAAGATTTGTATATAATATTATATTTGGCGCTCTTGGAACAGGATTTGTTATGGAAGTTATAGCGTTGGGAACAGCTATAATAGTTGGTGCTGGCGTTTATGCACTTCTTATAATGTTACTTAGAGTAGATGAAGTTTCGATGATAACTGATATAGTGAAAAAGAAACTCAAACGAAAATAG
- a CDS encoding peptide MFS transporter, translating to MAGIGYYCGGIAKSPAMVYVMIFCVSIGLGLQKTGALIGRIVTDKDQVDSAFSIRYTLVNTGAFIGTFLVGILYKDVFAKNGVLGFAPCFKLAAVSMWLGALWFFVLGNRFMGEVGKKPFKFEKTAEELEREKAEKAAHKEEAKDEPLTKVEKKRIAAIFLVAGFSVIFWIFWNLAYLPVYYYWTENMNWVVAGYEVPTTWFDAANSIFCVILGPVMAMLWRKLAARPQGDMSLFKKTGIGIGVLGVSYIFFAVLDVMRGGAKISVLWLLIFSFILTLGEMFFSPLGHAFISKYSPSRYLSTMMAVWGIATFISSLAYGPLFSATFEGGFKFSSVCIAIAVVAFISAVVLFVLDKRLSKLVEDEDEVEA from the coding sequence ATAGCTGGTATTGGTTACTATTGTGGTGGTATAGCTAAATCACCTGCAATGGTTTATGTTATGATATTCTGTGTAAGTATAGGTCTTGGTTTACAGAAAACTGGTGCACTTATAGGACGTATAGTAACAGATAAAGATCAGGTTGACTCTGCTTTCTCTATCCGTTATACATTAGTTAACACAGGTGCTTTCATAGGTACTTTCTTAGTTGGTATATTATACAAAGACGTATTCGCTAAAAACGGAGTACTAGGATTTGCTCCTTGCTTCAAATTAGCAGCTGTATCAATGTGGTTAGGTGCTTTATGGTTCTTCGTTCTTGGAAATCGTTTCATGGGTGAAGTTGGTAAAAAACCATTCAAATTTGAAAAAACTGCTGAAGAACTTGAAAGAGAAAAAGCTGAAAAAGCTGCTCATAAAGAAGAAGCTAAAGATGAACCTCTTACTAAAGTTGAAAAGAAAAGAATCGCTGCTATATTCCTTGTAGCTGGATTCTCAGTAATATTCTGGATATTCTGGAACTTAGCATATCTACCAGTTTACTACTACTGGACAGAAAACATGAACTGGGTTGTTGCAGGATACGAAGTTCCAACTACTTGGTTCGACGCTGCAAACTCAATATTCTGTGTAATCTTAGGACCAGTTATGGCTATGTTATGGAGAAAACTTGCTGCTAGACCACAGGGAGATATGTCTTTATTCAAAAAGACTGGTATAGGTATAGGAGTACTTGGTGTATCTTATATATTCTTCGCAGTACTAGATGTAATGCGTGGTGGAGCTAAGATAAGTGTTCTTTGGTTATTAATATTCTCATTCATCCTAACATTAGGTGAAATGTTCTTCTCACCATTAGGACACGCATTCATAAGTAAATATTCTCCAAGCCGTTACTTATCAACAATGATGGCAGTTTGGGGTATAGCTACATTTATATCTTCATTAGCATACGGACCACTATTCTCAGCTACATTCGAAGGAGGATTCAAATTCTCTAGCGTATGTATAGCAATAGCAGTAGTTGCATTCATATCTGCAGTAGTATTATTCGTACTAGATAAGAGATTATCTAAACTAGTTGAAGATGAAGATGAAGTTGAAGCTTAA
- a CDS encoding aminopeptidase P family N-terminal domain-containing protein has translation MTVKERIEQLRELMRKNGIDAYVVPTSDFHQSEYVGEHFKARKFITGFTGSAGTAVITLDEARLWTDGRYFTQAAKQLEGSGVELMRMAEPGVPTINEYLKSTLVEGNCLGFDGRVVAMGEGQGYEEITKSNKATIKYEVDLIDEIWEDRPELSKKPAFKLGEEYAGESAASKIERIREYMKECGATYHTVATIDDICWVLNMRGDDIDFFPLVLSYMVVKMDGVDLYIDETKLNDELKAEFAEIGVAVHPYNDVYADTKKIPAGETILIDPARLNYAIYSNIPEGVAKVEERNPEVLFKAMKNPKEIENMRIAQIKDSVAHVKFMKWVKENVETMEITEMSASEKLDELREEMGNFIRPSFEPISAYADHAAMMHYCSKPETDVRLREGSVYLTDTGAGFWEGTTDITRTFVLGEVSDTIKEHFTLVAMCNLRLANATFLQGCVGMNLDILARKALWERGLDYKCGTGHGVGYLLNIHEAPTSLRWRYRAGDTHKFEEGMILTDEPGVYIEGSHGIRLENELLVCMGEQNEYGQFMYFEPITYIPFDLDGIVPEVMNSDDIKYLNEYHKLVFEKVSPYLDEEETEWLRKYTREI, from the coding sequence ATGACTGTTAAAGAAAGAATAGAACAGCTTCGTGAATTAATGAGAAAAAATGGAATCGATGCATATGTTGTTCCAACTTCAGATTTCCATCAGAGTGAATATGTTGGAGAACATTTCAAAGCTAGAAAATTTATAACAGGGTTTACAGGTTCTGCAGGTACTGCAGTTATAACTCTTGATGAAGCTAGATTATGGACAGACGGAAGATACTTCACTCAGGCTGCTAAACAGCTAGAAGGATCTGGTGTAGAATTAATGAGAATGGCTGAACCAGGAGTACCTACAATAAATGAATACTTAAAATCTACATTAGTAGAAGGAAACTGCTTAGGATTTGATGGTAGAGTAGTAGCTATGGGAGAAGGACAGGGCTACGAAGAAATAACAAAATCAAATAAAGCTACTATAAAATATGAAGTAGATTTAATAGATGAAATATGGGAAGATCGCCCAGAACTTTCTAAAAAACCTGCATTCAAACTAGGTGAAGAATACGCTGGAGAAAGTGCAGCTAGCAAAATAGAAAGAATTCGTGAATATATGAAAGAGTGTGGAGCTACTTACCACACAGTTGCTACTATAGATGATATATGTTGGGTACTTAACATGCGTGGAGACGATATAGACTTCTTCCCACTAGTATTATCTTATATGGTAGTTAAAATGGATGGGGTAGATCTATATATAGATGAAACTAAATTAAATGATGAATTAAAAGCAGAATTCGCTGAAATAGGTGTAGCAGTTCATCCTTACAACGATGTTTATGCAGATACTAAAAAAATACCAGCTGGAGAAACTATACTTATAGACCCAGCTAGATTAAACTACGCTATATACAGCAACATACCAGAAGGTGTAGCTAAAGTTGAAGAAAGAAATCCAGAAGTTTTATTCAAAGCTATGAAAAACCCTAAAGAAATAGAAAACATGAGAATAGCTCAGATAAAAGACTCTGTAGCTCATGTTAAATTCATGAAATGGGTTAAAGAAAATGTAGAAACTATGGAAATAACTGAAATGAGTGCATCTGAAAAATTAGATGAATTAAGAGAAGAAATGGGTAACTTCATAAGACCAAGCTTCGAACCAATATCAGCTTATGCAGATCACGCAGCAATGATGCACTACTGCTCAAAACCAGAAACTGATGTAAGACTTAGAGAAGGAAGTGTTTACTTAACAGATACTGGTGCTGGATTCTGGGAAGGAACTACAGATATAACAAGAACATTCGTACTTGGTGAAGTATCAGATACTATAAAAGAACACTTTACATTAGTTGCTATGTGTAACTTACGTCTTGCTAATGCTACATTCTTACAGGGATGCGTTGGTATGAACTTAGATATACTAGCTAGAAAAGCTTTATGGGAAAGAGGACTTGACTATAAATGCGGTACTGGACATGGTGTAGGATACTTATTAAATATACACGAAGCTCCAACAAGCTTAAGATGGAGATATAGAGCTGGAGATACTCATAAATTTGAGGAAGGTATGATATTAACAGATGAACCAGGTGTATATATAGAAGGATCTCATGGTATAAGATTAGAAAATGAACTTCTAGTATGCATGGGAGAACAGAATGAATACGGACAGTTTATGTACTTCGAACCAATAACTTATATACCATTTGACTTAGACGGTATAGTTCCAGAAGTTATGAACAGTGATGATATAAAATACTTAAATGAATACCATAAACTAGTATTTGAAAAAGTTTCTCCATACCTAGATGAAGAAGAAACAGAATGGTTAAGAAAATATACTAGAGAAATATAG
- a CDS encoding NlpC/P60 family protein, whose amino-acid sequence MTKIFKNKFLAKIMAAVMISGAIMVTDASVEAGAEELENIQTVSTTDVARTAAKNGFVQENGKTYYYKDGVKQRGWLKIGDETYYLTNDNSLAQRMWRTIDGKDYYFNAKGVMVKNTFRDVRGTIYRFDANGVKSKNKCGKVVDCDFLNVRDKASTKGKVVEKIYAGKFVEILKTSGSWYQVKTESGKVGWVSSNYVTIPGETSTKAEAALKVAKAQLGKPYKWGATGPSSFDCSGLTYYAYKNGAKVSIPRTSREQSKYGKKVSKSELKPGDLVFFGKGSSVNHVGMYIGNDQYIHSPQTGDVVKISKLSARKMIVARRVV is encoded by the coding sequence ATGACGAAGATATTTAAAAATAAGTTTTTGGCAAAGATCATGGCAGCAGTTATGATATCAGGAGCGATAATGGTGACAGATGCATCTGTAGAAGCAGGAGCAGAAGAATTAGAAAATATACAGACAGTATCTACAACAGATGTTGCAAGAACTGCAGCTAAAAACGGATTTGTACAGGAAAATGGAAAAACATACTATTATAAAGATGGTGTAAAACAGAGAGGTTGGTTAAAAATAGGTGATGAAACTTATTATTTAACTAATGATAATTCTCTAGCACAGCGGATGTGGAGAACAATAGACGGAAAAGATTATTACTTCAATGCAAAAGGTGTAATGGTTAAAAACACATTTAGAGATGTAAGAGGAACAATATACAGATTTGACGCTAATGGAGTTAAATCAAAAAATAAATGTGGAAAAGTAGTAGATTGTGATTTCTTAAATGTTAGAGATAAAGCATCAACAAAAGGGAAAGTAGTAGAAAAAATATACGCAGGTAAATTTGTAGAGATATTAAAAACATCTGGAAGTTGGTATCAGGTAAAAACAGAAAGTGGAAAAGTAGGTTGGGTTAGTTCAAACTATGTAACAATACCAGGTGAAACAAGTACAAAAGCAGAAGCAGCATTAAAAGTAGCAAAAGCTCAGTTAGGTAAACCATACAAATGGGGAGCTACTGGACCAAGCTCATTTGACTGCTCAGGTTTAACATACTACGCTTATAAAAATGGAGCAAAAGTTAGCATACCAAGAACATCAAGAGAACAGTCAAAATACGGTAAAAAAGTTTCAAAATCAGAATTAAAACCAGGAGATTTAGTATTCTTCGGTAAAGGAAGCTCAGTAAACCATGTTGGAATGTATATAGGAAATGACCAGTATATACACTCACCACAGACTGGCGATGTTGTAAAAATAAGCAAATTATCAGCAAGAAAAATGATAGTTGCTAGAAGAGTAGTATAA
- a CDS encoding NlpC/P60 family protein gives MHSLNINKKISKIMAAVIIAGSLTAFAGNNTVMADEISDIAVVSETTETRAAAKNGFVKEGNKTFYYKNGKKIKGWVEANGEKYYFMNNFEMAQSRYRTINKVDYFFKADGTLVANEVVKTTDGIFRFNADGTKVKNERYAEVVNCDFLAVRAEANAKSAEKGRLKPGELVKITGEANGWNKVETLNGLNGWSNGDYFNYNEPVNAKVQKVISVAKAQMGKPYRWGATGPSSFDCSGLMQYAFKNGAGVSLPRVSRDQANVGKKVSKAELQPGDLVFFAKGGRIHHVGMYLGNDQYIHAPQTGDVVKISKLSSRTLYTARRVIQ, from the coding sequence ATGCATTCGTTAAACATAAACAAGAAAATATCTAAAATAATGGCAGCTGTAATAATAGCTGGTTCACTAACAGCATTTGCTGGAAATAATACAGTAATGGCAGATGAAATATCTGATATAGCAGTAGTTTCTGAAACTACAGAAACAAGAGCTGCAGCTAAAAATGGTTTTGTTAAAGAGGGTAACAAAACTTTCTACTACAAAAATGGTAAAAAAATAAAAGGCTGGGTAGAAGCTAACGGAGAAAAATATTACTTCATGAATAACTTCGAAATGGCTCAGTCAAGATATAGAACAATAAATAAAGTTGATTACTTCTTCAAAGCTGATGGAACATTAGTTGCTAATGAAGTAGTTAAAACAACTGATGGAATATTCAGATTTAATGCTGATGGAACAAAAGTTAAAAATGAAAGATATGCAGAAGTTGTAAATTGTGACTTCTTAGCAGTAAGAGCTGAAGCTAATGCAAAATCAGCAGAAAAAGGAAGATTAAAACCAGGCGAACTAGTTAAAATAACTGGGGAAGCAAATGGATGGAATAAAGTTGAAACATTAAATGGTTTAAATGGATGGTCAAATGGAGATTACTTCAACTACAATGAACCAGTAAACGCTAAAGTTCAGAAAGTAATATCTGTAGCAAAAGCTCAGATGGGTAAACCATATAGATGGGGAGCAACTGGACCAAGCTCATTCGACTGTTCAGGATTAATGCAGTATGCATTCAAAAATGGTGCTGGGGTATCACTTCCAAGAGTATCAAGAGATCAGGCAAATGTTGGTAAAAAAGTTTCAAAAGCTGAATTACAGCCAGGAGATTTAGTATTCTTCGCTAAAGGTGGAAGAATACACCACGTTGGAATGTACTTAGGAAACGATCAGTACATACATGCACCACAGACTGGTGATGTTGTTAAAATAAGCAAATTATCATCAAGAACTTTATATACTGCAAGAAGAGTTATACAGTAA